A window from Dehalobacter sp. DCA encodes these proteins:
- the hypE gene encoding hydrogenase expression/formation protein HypE, whose product MKIVMAHGSGGNATRELIKDLFHKYLANDYLDKMEDSAILPVSEYPLAMTTDSFVVTPLEFPGGDIGKLAVCGTVNDLWMAGAEPQYLTAGFILEEGLDMDLLDRVVASLSRTAKEAGIKIVAGDTKVVQGNGGLYINTAGLGFRKSGRNIGTDVIREGDALIVSGDLGNHHACIMSQRMEIINSIQSDCANLGPMVEDLLQAGIEVRAMRDITRGGLGTVLNEIAEASNHAVEIEEKRIPVDPEVKSFCDILGLDPLYMANEGKFLCITAQEHAERALNILKQNSLGTKARLIGSVAETGRPLVTVKTRLGGKRVIDVLYGEGLPRIC is encoded by the coding sequence GTGAAGATTGTAATGGCGCATGGAAGCGGTGGCAATGCTACCAGGGAGCTTATCAAAGATCTTTTTCATAAATATTTAGCCAACGATTACCTTGATAAAATGGAAGATTCGGCAATCCTGCCTGTTTCCGAATATCCGCTAGCGATGACAACCGATTCTTTTGTGGTCACGCCTCTGGAATTTCCGGGCGGGGATATCGGCAAGCTTGCTGTCTGTGGAACGGTAAACGATCTCTGGATGGCAGGAGCCGAGCCTCAGTATCTGACAGCCGGATTTATTCTCGAAGAAGGCCTCGATATGGATTTGCTTGACCGCGTCGTTGCTTCACTGAGCAGAACGGCTAAGGAAGCAGGCATCAAAATTGTTGCCGGAGATACCAAAGTCGTTCAGGGAAATGGCGGTTTGTATATCAATACAGCCGGTCTTGGTTTCAGAAAAAGCGGCAGGAACATTGGCACAGATGTGATCCGTGAGGGAGATGCACTCATCGTTAGCGGTGATTTGGGCAACCATCATGCCTGCATCATGTCTCAGCGCATGGAAATTATCAATTCAATCCAAAGTGACTGTGCAAATCTTGGACCAATGGTTGAGGATTTGCTTCAGGCTGGTATTGAGGTCCGCGCGATGAGGGATATTACACGGGGGGGCTTGGGCACGGTTCTGAATGAGATTGCCGAAGCTTCGAACCATGCTGTAGAAATAGAGGAAAAAAGAATTCCTGTGGATCCGGAAGTCAAATCCTTCTGTGACATTTTAGGCCTGGATCCGCTCTATATGGCCAATGAAGGAAAGTTTCTCTGTATCACTGCTCAGGAACATGCGGAACGGGCTCTGAATATTCTAAAGCAAAATTCTCTTGGCACCAAGGCGAGACTGATTGGCAGCGTTGCAGAGACCGGAAGACCTCTCGTAACAGTGAAAACAAGACTCGGAGGGAAAAGAGTTATCGATGTCTTATATGGTGAAGGCCTTCCAAGGATTTGTTAG